A single genomic interval of Cytophagales bacterium harbors:
- the lnt gene encoding apolipoprotein N-acyltransferase: MPFTKSKYFPLLLALDSGLLLWLGWPAWPTAFLLFFAFVSILLLDEHFSNSDVKKPGFKFFIYTYIAFLIWNTLTTWWVCYSTVGGGIIAIIANSFFMSVPFLLFRFTKKVTGLKLGYLSFILYWLGFEYLHLNWDLSWPWLTLGNGFAMFPEWVQWYEYTGVLGGSLWLLIVNLLLFFGLRSIIFEEKFEWKKFIIPVLLIIIPVVFSYYKHAVYEEKGDPVNIVVVQPNIDPYKEKFSGSPQFIPYQKQLDRLITLSETKLDSTINYLVWPETAMPRGYWEYEINDYPMIQSLIGFLGKYPDLTLITGADTYTEYDSEQNASETARFKPDLGYYDVYNTAMQINPKGEISFYHKSKLVPGVEKMPYPKFFKFLEPLAIDMGGTTGSLGKQKERTVFKKFEVRNSKSPDFVGTGEIAIAPAICYESIYGEFMTEYVLNGANFIFIITNDGWWKDTPGYKQHLNYATLRAIETKRSIARSANTGISCFINQQGNIMQATGWWEQAVIKGTIISNDKMTFYTTYGDYIGRIAAFLAVAIFLSVIVKYLISNRHFTK, translated from the coding sequence ATGCCATTCACAAAAAGCAAATACTTCCCACTCTTACTGGCGCTTGACTCCGGTTTGCTATTATGGTTAGGCTGGCCGGCATGGCCCACTGCTTTTTTACTGTTCTTTGCATTTGTATCAATTTTATTGCTTGATGAGCATTTTTCAAATTCAGACGTTAAAAAACCGGGATTCAAATTTTTTATATATACTTATATCGCCTTTTTGATATGGAACACCCTTACTACCTGGTGGGTCTGTTATTCTACGGTTGGCGGGGGGATTATTGCAATTATTGCTAATTCCTTTTTTATGTCTGTCCCTTTTCTGCTTTTTAGATTTACAAAAAAAGTAACAGGATTAAAATTGGGCTATCTCTCCTTCATTCTATACTGGTTGGGCTTTGAATACCTGCATTTAAACTGGGATCTCTCCTGGCCATGGCTTACCCTGGGAAATGGATTTGCCATGTTTCCTGAATGGGTACAATGGTACGAATACACAGGCGTTTTAGGCGGATCCCTGTGGCTCTTAATTGTTAATCTGTTGCTGTTCTTTGGCCTCCGCTCAATCATATTTGAAGAAAAATTTGAATGGAAAAAATTTATTATTCCTGTTCTTCTCATCATCATACCTGTTGTCTTCTCTTATTATAAACATGCGGTGTATGAAGAAAAGGGCGACCCGGTCAATATAGTGGTTGTGCAGCCGAATATTGACCCTTACAAGGAGAAATTTTCCGGCTCACCCCAGTTTATTCCTTATCAAAAACAGTTAGACCGCCTTATTACTTTGTCTGAAACCAAATTGGATTCAACGATCAATTATCTTGTATGGCCTGAAACTGCCATGCCAAGGGGCTATTGGGAATATGAGATAAACGATTACCCCATGATACAATCACTCATCGGTTTTTTGGGAAAATATCCAGACCTTACATTGATAACAGGAGCTGATACTTACACAGAATATGATTCTGAGCAAAACGCTTCGGAGACTGCCCGCTTTAAACCAGATTTGGGCTATTATGATGTATATAATACAGCTATGCAAATCAATCCCAAGGGAGAAATTTCTTTTTACCATAAATCTAAATTGGTACCGGGTGTTGAAAAAATGCCCTACCCTAAGTTTTTTAAATTTTTAGAGCCATTAGCTATTGATATGGGCGGAACCACCGGTAGCCTTGGAAAGCAAAAAGAAAGAACGGTATTTAAAAAATTCGAAGTCCGAAATTCGAAATCTCCCGATTTTGTCGGGACAGGCGAAATTGCAATAGCTCCGGCAATTTGCTACGAATCGATCTATGGGGAATTTATGACTGAATACGTTCTTAATGGTGCAAATTTCATATTTATAATCACCAATGACGGCTGGTGGAAAGATACCCCCGGTTACAAGCAGCATTTAAACTATGCAACACTCAGAGCCATTGAAACAAAAAGAAGTATTGCACGTTCGGCCAATACGGGAATTTCCTGCTTTATCAACCAGCAAGGAAACATCATGCAGGCAACAGGTTGGTGGGAACAGGCAGTTATTAAGGGGACAATTATTTCCAATGATAAAATGACATTTTACACCACCTATGGAGATTATATTGGAAGAATAGCTGCGTTTTTAGCTGTTGCAATATTTTTATCAGTTATTGTAAAATATTTAATCAGTAACAGACATTTTACTAAATAA
- a CDS encoding inositol monophosphatase: MVDPLDGTTNFTHSVPVFAISIALQENSPHSPPLTPSPSEKEKRGIGETEKRKTKRFTDSPIHPFTDSVKNSGGGDLGGAILLGVVYEINRDECFHAYKNGGAFCNNKKITISDTAQLSESLLATGFPYADFEKMPEYLEILKTFMQNSHGLRRMGSAAVDLAYVACGIFEGFFEYNLHAWDVAAGALIVEEAGGIVTDFRGGNDFLFGKEIIAAGKIHQEMLEVISENWKK; the protein is encoded by the coding sequence ATCGTTGATCCTTTAGACGGAACTACTAATTTTACACATAGTGTGCCGGTGTTTGCTATTAGTATTGCATTACAGGAGAACAGCCCCCATAGCCCTCCTTTAACTCCAAGCCCCTCTGAAAAGGAGAAACGGGGAATCGGAGAAACGGAGAAAAGGAAAACGAAGCGATTCACCGATTCACCCATTCACCCATTCACCGATTCTGTAAAGAATAGTGGCGGTGGGGATTTAGGGGGGGCTATTCTGCTTGGAGTGGTTTATGAAATTAACAGGGATGAGTGCTTCCACGCTTACAAAAACGGGGGTGCATTCTGCAATAATAAAAAAATCACAATTTCAGATACTGCTCAATTAAGCGAGAGCCTGTTGGCCACCGGTTTTCCTTATGCCGACTTTGAAAAAATGCCGGAATACCTGGAAATTCTTAAAACTTTCATGCAAAATTCGCATGGACTAAGACGTATGGGTTCGGCTGCGGTTGACCTGGCTTATGTAGCTTGTGGTATATTTGAAGGATTTTTTGAGTACAACCTCCATGCCTGGGATGTGGCTGCAGGCGCTTTGATCGTTGAAGAAGCAGGCGGCATTGTGACTGACTTTAGAGGCGGTAATGATTTTCTTTTTGGAAAAGAGATCATTGCTGCGGGGAAGATCCATCAGGAAATGCTGGAGGTGATTAGTGAGAATTGGAAAAAATAG
- a CDS encoding MoxR family ATPase, whose product METTLVTEQSTEQTYLQKTGPPQAKVNKKATSHLQKVKKVFEEISKIIVGQQYMVSRLLLGLFTNGHILLEGVPGLAKTLTIKTLADVLHLDFHRIQFTPDLLPSDLVGTMIYNQKKATFEVKKGPVFANIILADEVNRSPAKVQSALLEAMQEKQVTIGETTYPLDRPFLVLATQNPIEQEGTYPLPEAQIDRFLMKIFVNYPDKSSELQIMKRMSDLNFDEKVKIVLKKNEIFAIRDEINNVKVSESIEKYIIELVFATRNPNDYGLDEFAHYIRFGASPRASIGLNIASKAIAFFNGRDYVLPEDVKEVVVDILNHRIILNYEAEADGVTTNDIITALLNKVAISQ is encoded by the coding sequence ATGGAAACAACCTTAGTAACAGAACAATCAACAGAACAAACATATCTGCAAAAGACCGGGCCGCCTCAGGCCAAAGTAAATAAAAAAGCAACATCACACCTGCAAAAAGTAAAAAAGGTATTTGAAGAGATCAGCAAGATCATTGTAGGCCAGCAATATATGGTCAGCCGGCTTTTGCTGGGCTTGTTTACCAACGGGCACATTTTGCTGGAAGGTGTGCCGGGCCTTGCCAAAACCCTCACCATTAAAACCCTTGCCGATGTGCTTCACCTTGATTTTCACAGGATCCAGTTCACCCCTGACCTGCTGCCATCAGACCTGGTAGGTACTATGATATATAATCAAAAAAAGGCAACTTTTGAAGTGAAGAAAGGGCCTGTTTTTGCCAATATCATATTAGCCGATGAGGTGAACCGTTCCCCTGCAAAGGTACAATCAGCATTGCTTGAAGCGATGCAGGAAAAGCAGGTTACAATTGGTGAAACGACCTACCCGTTGGACAGACCTTTTTTGGTGCTTGCCACACAGAATCCCATTGAGCAGGAAGGTACTTACCCGTTGCCTGAGGCGCAGATAGACCGTTTTTTGATGAAAATCTTTGTGAATTATCCTGATAAAAGTTCAGAATTACAGATAATGAAACGAATGTCGGATCTGAATTTTGATGAAAAGGTTAAAATCGTTTTAAAGAAAAATGAAATATTTGCAATCAGGGATGAAATTAATAATGTTAAAGTCTCCGAATCCATTGAAAAATATATTATTGAGCTTGTATTTGCCACCAGGAATCCCAACGACTATGGATTAGACGAGTTTGCCCATTATATCCGGTTTGGAGCATCACCCAGGGCAAGCATAGGGCTTAATATTGCCTCTAAAGCTATTGCTTTCTTCAACGGCAGAGACTATGTGCTGCCTGAAGATGTAAAAGAGGTGGTAGTTGACATCCTTAACCACAGGATCATTTTGAACTATGAGGCCGAAGCCGATGGGGTAACTACCAATGATATTATTACGGCTCTCTTGAATAAAGTGGCGATCAGCCAGTAA
- a CDS encoding helix-turn-helix domain-containing protein: MKAIKNKADYQKATKQMEELLKVVGNDTSPSDKSFIKLDKLSDLIAGYEEKYYPMTPQNLIEMIELRMYQRKLKQKDLALLLNTSTARISEYLKGKRKLTLDVAKALHQKLNVDAELILNT; this comes from the coding sequence ATGAAAGCAATAAAAAACAAAGCGGATTACCAAAAAGCAACAAAGCAAATGGAAGAATTACTAAAAGTTGTAGGTAACGACACCAGCCCCAGTGATAAAAGCTTTATCAAGTTGGATAAACTTTCTGATTTGATTGCTGGTTATGAAGAAAAATATTATCCAATGACCCCGCAAAATTTAATTGAAATGATCGAACTGCGAATGTACCAAAGAAAACTAAAGCAAAAAGACCTCGCCTTGCTGTTAAATACAAGCACCGCCCGAATTAGCGAGTATCTGAAAGGTAAAAGAAAGTTGACTTTAGATGTCGCCAAGGCATTGCATCAAAAATTAAATGTTGACGCTGAATTGATATTAAATACATAG
- a CDS encoding DUF86 domain-containing protein: MSDDILYKEDFKSILEAILLVQSRFETINTPLDFVSTPEGVQLFDSISMRLQIIGELLKKIHKQNSSFLDKYQQVEWQHIMKLRNIISHHYDQLDYEIIFDICENHITTLKETIQKILSDLNS; encoded by the coding sequence ATGTCTGATGATATTTTATATAAAGAGGACTTTAAGAGTATTTTGGAAGCAATTTTACTTGTTCAAAGCAGGTTTGAGACAATTAACACTCCTTTAGATTTTGTTTCAACACCTGAAGGTGTACAACTCTTTGATTCTATTTCAATGAGATTACAAATAATAGGAGAACTCTTAAAAAAGATTCATAAGCAGAATTCTTCATTTCTAGATAAATATCAACAAGTTGAGTGGCAACATATTATGAAGTTAAGAAATATAATTTCACATCATTATGACCAATTGGATTACGAAATTATTTTTGATATTTGTGAAAATCATATTACTACGCTTAAGGAAACTATACAAAAAATTTTGTCTGATTTGAATTCATAA
- a CDS encoding toxin-antitoxin system toxin subunit, with amino-acid sequence MKKNLSKKEIIQILALNKQYFKKQFGVVRIGLFGSYAKNKNNPESDIDIFVELAEPRFEWLMDLNIFLEQQFNAKVDIIRKGNHIKESFLKTIEKELTYV; translated from the coding sequence ATGAAAAAAAATCTTTCGAAAAAAGAAATCATTCAGATTTTAGCACTTAACAAACAATATTTTAAAAAACAATTTGGAGTAGTTCGAATAGGGTTATTTGGCTCATACGCAAAAAATAAAAATAACCCGGAAAGTGATATTGACATTTTTGTAGAATTAGCCGAACCACGATTTGAATGGCTAATGGATTTAAATATATTTTTAGAACAACAATTTAATGCAAAAGTAGATATTATAAGGAAAGGCAACCATATTAAAGAATCATTTCTAAAAACCATCGAAAAGGAATTGACTTATGTCTGA